A region from the Cydia amplana chromosome 7, ilCydAmpl1.1, whole genome shotgun sequence genome encodes:
- the LOC134649833 gene encoding venom allergen 5.02-like: MGFRVLVFFTIIGLAQIAQCKLLNLSCQQIHQFVDGHNSRRLEVANGKIDRQPSAEKMKSVIWDEELAAKAAHWASTNPSGHNPDKTVGAGKYQTGENLYWYMTTDKSYKLNVDNALKSWFEEYMDYTFGPLKGSDFTSSKEIGHYTQMVWSDSTHVGCAVSQNHDGNWNKFTVVCNYGPAGNWIGEAPYRDGHGSGKLVCGAGDCSRQYGNKC, encoded by the exons ATGGGTTTTCGTGTGCTCGTATTTTTTACCATAATCGGACTAGCGCAAATAGCGCAATGCAAGC TGCTAAATTTGTCGTGCCAACAAATTCACCAATTCGTGGATGGTCACAATTCAAGGCGCCTTGAAGTGGCAAATGGGAAAATAGACAGGCAACCAAGCGCTGAAAAGATGAAGTCagta ATTTGGGACGAAGAACTAGCCGCCAAGGCGGCACATTGGGCATCTACAAACCCTTCGGGTCATAACCCTGATAAAACAGTCG GAGCCGGAAAGTACCAAACGGGCGAAAATCTCTACTGGTATATGACCACAGACAAATCGTACAAATTGAACGTGGATAACGCTCTAAAATCGTGGTTTGAAGAGTACATGGACTATACCTTCGGACCCCTAAAGGGGTCTGATTTTACAAGCAGCAAAGAGATTGGGCACTACACGCAG ATGGTATGGTCCGATTCAACACACGTCGGTTGCGCAGTGTCACAAAACCACGACGGAAACTGGAACAAATTTACAGTGGTCTGCAACTACGGACCAGc tggtAACTGGATAGGCGAAGCGCCGTACAGAGATGGTCACGGTAGCGGCAAACTTGTGTGCGGCGCCGGCGACTGCTCAAGACAGTACGGAAACAAATGCTGA
- the LOC134649834 gene encoding putative serine protease K12H4.7, with amino-acid sequence MPPPPETARMSTRNVFETYVQMPLDHFNPQNSDTFMMRYMFNEQFFAGPGSPVFILVGGEWNIAAGWLLAGNMFEMARENGGYQVYTEHRYYGETVPYTNFTTENLRFLNVDQALADLAFFIQNMKQSSQFADSKFILYGGSYAANMALWFKQRYPHLVEGVVASSGPIKGEVDFTGYLEVVHDAFYAEGGEQCISTIRQGILDTVEALKTEEGRRELEQAYRLCVPLLDYDDVYELGYFSGLISWRFSGNVQTARPGDLLAICNNFAGNIYGTTPMQKIGGYIAQSAGLQTCWNLQYSILINTYSNPRSNSRAWYYQTCTEYGFYQTAPRSGTVFDPLRWLSVDFYVDICKKAFTERFDEEFVYDAVERVNLMFGGLEPIVNNTINIHGSYDPWHALGVHEHDLRENSPTITVPRASHCFDMQGWLTTDTIRMTQTKQQVRRIVASWLN; translated from the exons atgccgccgccgccggagaCGGCTCGCATGAGCACCCGCAACGTCTTTGAGACCTACGTCCAAATGCCGCTGGACCACTTCAATCCGCAGAACTCGGACACGTTTATGATG CGCTACATGTTTAACGAACAATTCTTCGCCGGCCCAGGCTCGCCAGTTTTTATCCTGGTGGGCGGCGAGTGGAACATCGCGGCGGGGTGGCTGCTCGCAGGCAACATGTTCGAGATGGCTCGCGAGAACGGCGGTTATCAGGTGTACACCGAGCACCGGTATTACGGCGAGACTGTGCCTTACAC AAACTTCACCACCGAAAACCTGCGCTTCCTAAACGTCGACCAAGCCCTGGCCGACCTCGCGTTCTTCATCCAGAACATGAAGCAATCGTCTCAATTCGCTGACAGCAAGTTCATTCTCTATGGAGGTTCCTATGCTGCCAACATGGCGCTGTGGTTCAAACAGCGCTATCCACACTTGGTCGAGGGGGTGGTGGCATCGAGTGGACCGATTAAAGGAGAAGTTGACTTCACTG GATATTTGGAGGTAGTACACGACGCATTTTACGCGGAAGGCGGCGAGCAGTGCATATCGACCATCAGACAAGGCATATTGGACACCGTGGAAGCTCTGAAGACCGAGGAGGGCCGGCGTGAGTTAGAACAGGCCTACAG GTTATGCGTGCCACTTCTAGACTACGATGACGTGTACGAACTAGGCTACTTCTCCGGTTTGATCAGCTGGAGATTCTCCGGTAACGTGCAGACGGCGCGGCCGGGCGACCTTCTAGCCATTTGCAACAACTTCGCCGGAAATATATACG GCACCACCCCGATGCAGAAGATTGGGGGTTACATCGCCCAATCCGCTGGTTTGCAAACTTGCTGGAATTTGCAATATTCTATACTGATTAATACCTACAGTAACCCTCGATCAAact ctCGAGCTTGGTACTACCAGACTTGTACAGAATACGGGTTCTACCAAACCGCACCCAGGAGTGGCACAGTATTTGATCCCTTAAGATGGCTCAGCGTCGATTTCTACGTCGATATTTGCAAAAAGGCTTTCACAGAGAG ATTCGACGAGGAGTTCGTATACGACGCAGTGGAGCGAGTGAATCTGATGTTCGGCGGCCTGGAACCGATCGTGAACAACACCATCAACATCCACGGCTCGTACGACCCGTGGCACGCGCTGGGCGTGCACGAACACGATCTCAGGGAGAACTCGCCCACTATCACAGTGCCGAG GGCATCTCACTGCTTCGACATGCAGGGCTGGTTGACCACCGACACCATCAGAATGACGCAGACCAAGCAACAGGTGCGCCGCATCGTGGCTTCCTGGCTCAACTAG